Proteins encoded by one window of Arachis hypogaea cultivar Tifrunner chromosome 1, arahy.Tifrunner.gnm2.J5K5, whole genome shotgun sequence:
- the LOC112704061 gene encoding uncharacterized protein, translating to MEAKTPRAASEPLKYQTWFLKVSIHCEGCRRKVKKVLRNIDGVFTTTIDPQQQKVTVTGSVGVETLIRKLIKAGKHAEIWPENGAGKDGKPKKRNEQQRDAESVENHHRSPANAEANSVSAKNRGIENADNSSNNKKKTSESKTGGKKSPEKSSGGGASPPEQEQKGKGGGGGGEGEGEGEGDSVKKNKKKKKKVQSSGIEKNGSSSASSSGAGAHSGSGEGVGQMNLSPTRQQEWAYAYPESESYYYPGAGPLVYLATYNRFCPMAMHGKMGGGPSYYVSPLPYISAGLDHDPYHFQSPPLVPFEIFSDDNANACSLM from the exons ATGGAAGCAAAGACTCCTCGTGCTGCCTCAGAACCATTGAAGTATCAG ACATGGTTCTTGAAGGTTTCCATACACTGTGAAGGTTGCAGAAGGAAAGTAAAGAAAGTTCTACGCAACATTGATG gTGTTTTCACTACAACAATTGATCCCCAGCAGCAGAAGGTTACAGTGACGGGAAGTGTTGGTGTTGAGACTCTCATAAGGAAACTGATCAAAGCTGGGAAGCACGCTGAGATTTGGCCGGAAAATGGCGCCGGAAAGGACGGGAAACCGAAGAAGAGGAACGAACAACAAAGAGATGCAGAAAGCGTGGAGAACCACCACCGTTCCCCTGCAAATGCTGAAGCAAACTCTGTCTCTGCCAAAAACAGGGGAATTGAAAATGCAGACAACTCaagcaacaacaagaagaagaccagcGAGTCCAAAACCGGCGGCAAAAAGTCGCCGGAGAAGTCTTCGGGAGGTGGTGCCTCACCACCGGAGCAAGAGCAGAAGGGtaagggtggtggtggtggtggtgaaggtgaaggtgaaggtgaaggGGATTCagtgaagaagaataagaagaagaaaaagaaggttcaGAGTAGTGGAATTGAAAAGAATGGGTCGAGTTCAGCATCATCAAGCGGTGCAGGTGCACACAGTGGATCAGGAGAGGGAGTGGGGCAGATGAATCTGAGCCCTACACGTCAGCAAGAATGGGCATATGCGTATCCAGAATCAGAATCTTACTACTACCCAGGAGCAGGACCTTTGGTGTACCTAGCAACATATAACAGATTTTGTCCCATGGCCATGCATGGCAAAATGGGTGGTGGTCCTTCTTACTATGTTTCACCATTGCCCTACATCTCTGCAGGTCTTGACCATGACCCTTACCACTTTCAATCTCCACCGTTGGTTCCTTTTGAGATCTTCAGTGATGACAATGCTAATGCCTGTTCTCTTATGTGA
- the LOC112704023 gene encoding probable protein phosphatase 2C 40 isoform X1 yields the protein MNVYGKLETIVDVLCTIHSQYHSDSPLTHSLTHTPTLPILFPPLLLLLCDLLTHTPTPTLSSLSIYTLLYFLSFLILLFFTLRESPSTTRNMLSPEGEIKISFGYQCNNIERGGIPCEVANRHNILPEVRRTSSFSCLSGAALSANATLANTNLCNGKIGGEILPSWDSPNSFRKVPSSPSLSKLERLSSSLPSSLSYLSCSPSTSSDILEYDSCTFKSMSDPTRTEGFLNATELQVAGGAAGEDRVQAVCSEENGWLFCAIYDGFNGRDAADFLAGTLYDTIISHLNKLFWEFEPVSMVESENLISLGGSPQYNLEQNHSLICEADRSLSHRVLDSLQCALTQAENDFLYMVEQEMEDRPDLVSIGSCVLVVLLHGNDLYTLNLGDSRAVLATCSRGDGMLKAIQLTDSHTVDNEAERATLVANHLDDPKVVVAGKVKGKLKVTRAFGVGYLKKRNLNDALMGILRVRDLTSPPYISTQPSLNVHKISNSDQFVVVGSDGLFDFFSNVEAVKLVESYILSNPLGDPAKFLIEELVARAAHSAGLTMEELMNIPAGRRRKYHDDVTVMVIMLGMNQRTSKASTCI from the exons ATGAATGTTTATGGAAAGTTGGAAACTATAGTAGATGTGTTGTGTACCATCCATTCTCAATATCACTCAGATTCTCCACTAACTCACTCACTCACACACACCCCCACGCTACCAATTTtatttcctcctcttcttcttcttctttgtgatTTGTTAACTCACACTCCCACTCCcactctctcatctctctctatatatacacTCCTATATTTCCTATCCTttcttattcttctcttcttcactcttcGGGAATCACCATCCACA ACAAGAAACATGCTTAGTCCTGaaggagaaataaaaataagttttggCTATCAGTGCAACAATATTGAAAGAGGTGGCATCCCTTGTGAGGTGGCCAATCGCCACAATATCCTTCCTGAAGTCCGTAGGACAAGCAGTTTCTCGTGCTTGTCAGGAGCGGCCTTAAGCGCAAACGCTACACTCGCCAACACAAACCTCTGCAATGGTAAGATAGGAGGTGAAATTCTTCCAAGTTGGGACTCTCCTAATTCATTTCGCAAGGTGCCCTCTTcaccaagtctttcaaagctgGAAAGGCTATCATCTTCTCTGCCAAGTAGTTTATCTTACCTAAGTTGTAGTCCTTCCACCTCAAGTGATATACTAGAATATGACTCCTGCACATTCAAGTCCATGAGCGATCCTACCAGAACTGAAGGTTTTCTTAATGCTACCGAACTACAAGTGGCAGGAGGAGCTGCTGGTGAAGATAGAGTTCAAGCGGTATGTTCTGAAGAGAATGGATGGCTCTTTTGTGCAATTTATGATGGCTTTAATGGTAGAGATGCAGCTGACTTTCTGGCTGGTACACTCTATGATACCATCATATCTCACTTGAACAAGTTATTTTGGGAATTTGAGCCAGTTTCCATGGTAGAATCTGAAAATTTGATAAGTTTGGGTGGATCCCCTCAATATAACTTAGAGCAGAACCACAGCCTTATTTGTGAAGCAGACCGATCCCTTTCACACAGGGTACTTGATAGCCTCCAATGTGCTCTTACTCAAGCTGAGAATGATTTCTTGTACATGGTTGAGCAGGAAATGGAGGATCGTCCAGATTTAGTTTCAATTGGATCTTGTGTTTTAGTTGTGCTTCTTCATGGTAATGATTTGTATACACTTAATCTAGGTGACAGCAGAGCAGTATTGGCAACATGCAGTCGTGGCGATGGAATGCTCAAGGCTATCCAGCTTACTGATAGCCATACCGTCGACAATGAAGCCGAAAGAGCTACACTTGTAGCCAATCATCTTGATGATCCCAAGGTTGTTGTAGCAGGAAAGGTGAAAGGGAAGCTCAAGGTTACTCGCGCCTTTGGAGTCGGCTACTTGAAAAAA AGAAATCTCAATGATGCTTTGATGGGAATCCTTCGAGTGCGTGATCTAACAAGCCCTCCGTATATTTCCACTCAACCATCACTGAATGTCCATAAAATCTCGAATTCTGATCAATTTGTTGTGGTAGGGAGTGATGGTTTATTCGACTTCTTCAGCAACGTTGAGGCAGTAAAGCTTGTTGAGTCTTATATCTTGAGCAACCCTTTGGGCGATCCGGCAAAGTTTCTCATAGAAGAGCTTGTAGCTAGAGCAGCTCATTCTGCAG GTTTGACCATGGAAGAGTTGATGAATATTCCTGCTGGAAGAAGAAGGAAGTACCATGATGATGTGACTGTAATGGTGATCATGCTTGGGATGAATCAGAGGACTTCCAAGGCATCAACTTGCATCTAA
- the LOC112704023 gene encoding probable protein phosphatase 2C 40 isoform X2 produces MLSPEGEIKISFGYQCNNIERGGIPCEVANRHNILPEVRRTSSFSCLSGAALSANATLANTNLCNGKIGGEILPSWDSPNSFRKVPSSPSLSKLERLSSSLPSSLSYLSCSPSTSSDILEYDSCTFKSMSDPTRTEGFLNATELQVAGGAAGEDRVQAVCSEENGWLFCAIYDGFNGRDAADFLAGTLYDTIISHLNKLFWEFEPVSMVESENLISLGGSPQYNLEQNHSLICEADRSLSHRVLDSLQCALTQAENDFLYMVEQEMEDRPDLVSIGSCVLVVLLHGNDLYTLNLGDSRAVLATCSRGDGMLKAIQLTDSHTVDNEAERATLVANHLDDPKVVVAGKVKGKLKVTRAFGVGYLKKRNLNDALMGILRVRDLTSPPYISTQPSLNVHKISNSDQFVVVGSDGLFDFFSNVEAVKLVESYILSNPLGDPAKFLIEELVARAAHSAGLTMEELMNIPAGRRRKYHDDVTVMVIMLGMNQRTSKASTCI; encoded by the exons ATGCTTAGTCCTGaaggagaaataaaaataagttttggCTATCAGTGCAACAATATTGAAAGAGGTGGCATCCCTTGTGAGGTGGCCAATCGCCACAATATCCTTCCTGAAGTCCGTAGGACAAGCAGTTTCTCGTGCTTGTCAGGAGCGGCCTTAAGCGCAAACGCTACACTCGCCAACACAAACCTCTGCAATGGTAAGATAGGAGGTGAAATTCTTCCAAGTTGGGACTCTCCTAATTCATTTCGCAAGGTGCCCTCTTcaccaagtctttcaaagctgGAAAGGCTATCATCTTCTCTGCCAAGTAGTTTATCTTACCTAAGTTGTAGTCCTTCCACCTCAAGTGATATACTAGAATATGACTCCTGCACATTCAAGTCCATGAGCGATCCTACCAGAACTGAAGGTTTTCTTAATGCTACCGAACTACAAGTGGCAGGAGGAGCTGCTGGTGAAGATAGAGTTCAAGCGGTATGTTCTGAAGAGAATGGATGGCTCTTTTGTGCAATTTATGATGGCTTTAATGGTAGAGATGCAGCTGACTTTCTGGCTGGTACACTCTATGATACCATCATATCTCACTTGAACAAGTTATTTTGGGAATTTGAGCCAGTTTCCATGGTAGAATCTGAAAATTTGATAAGTTTGGGTGGATCCCCTCAATATAACTTAGAGCAGAACCACAGCCTTATTTGTGAAGCAGACCGATCCCTTTCACACAGGGTACTTGATAGCCTCCAATGTGCTCTTACTCAAGCTGAGAATGATTTCTTGTACATGGTTGAGCAGGAAATGGAGGATCGTCCAGATTTAGTTTCAATTGGATCTTGTGTTTTAGTTGTGCTTCTTCATGGTAATGATTTGTATACACTTAATCTAGGTGACAGCAGAGCAGTATTGGCAACATGCAGTCGTGGCGATGGAATGCTCAAGGCTATCCAGCTTACTGATAGCCATACCGTCGACAATGAAGCCGAAAGAGCTACACTTGTAGCCAATCATCTTGATGATCCCAAGGTTGTTGTAGCAGGAAAGGTGAAAGGGAAGCTCAAGGTTACTCGCGCCTTTGGAGTCGGCTACTTGAAAAAA AGAAATCTCAATGATGCTTTGATGGGAATCCTTCGAGTGCGTGATCTAACAAGCCCTCCGTATATTTCCACTCAACCATCACTGAATGTCCATAAAATCTCGAATTCTGATCAATTTGTTGTGGTAGGGAGTGATGGTTTATTCGACTTCTTCAGCAACGTTGAGGCAGTAAAGCTTGTTGAGTCTTATATCTTGAGCAACCCTTTGGGCGATCCGGCAAAGTTTCTCATAGAAGAGCTTGTAGCTAGAGCAGCTCATTCTGCAG GTTTGACCATGGAAGAGTTGATGAATATTCCTGCTGGAAGAAGAAGGAAGTACCATGATGATGTGACTGTAATGGTGATCATGCTTGGGATGAATCAGAGGACTTCCAAGGCATCAACTTGCATCTAA